Proteins encoded in a region of the Paucibacter sediminis genome:
- the thpR gene encoding RNA 2',3'-cyclic phosphodiesterase, with translation MDEGTPRPTDRLFFALRPDAAAVARIAALQQRLRAEHGLRGRANRPEHFHLTLRMVGDFWGLPPALVEALCAQATRLRMPPLQLVLDQALSFQSNRRRRNFPFVLLAGEPLAPLRQFQGELERALVAMGLAPAPGSFTPHLTLGYDDRAVAPQPITPLPWRADEFLLIHSLIGRRTHRVLGRWPANE, from the coding sequence ATGGACGAGGGCACACCGCGTCCCACCGACCGCCTGTTCTTCGCGCTGCGCCCGGATGCCGCGGCCGTCGCGCGCATCGCCGCGCTGCAGCAGCGCCTGCGCGCCGAGCATGGCCTGCGCGGCCGCGCCAACCGGCCCGAGCATTTCCATCTCACGCTGCGCATGGTGGGCGATTTCTGGGGCCTGCCGCCGGCGCTGGTCGAGGCCCTGTGTGCGCAGGCTACCCGGCTGCGCATGCCGCCGCTGCAGCTGGTGCTGGACCAGGCCCTGAGCTTCCAAAGCAATCGGCGGCGGCGCAACTTCCCCTTCGTGCTGCTGGCCGGCGAGCCGCTGGCGCCGCTGCGGCAGTTCCAGGGCGAGCTGGAGCGGGCCCTGGTCGCGATGGGCCTGGCGCCCGCGCCTGGCAGCTTCACGCCCCACCTCACGCTGGGCTATGACGACCGCGCGGTGGCGCCGCAGCCGATCACGCCGCTGCCTTGGCGGGCCGACGAGTTCCTGCTCATCCACAGCCTGATCGGCCGCCGCACCCACCGGGTGCTGGGGCGCTGGCCCGCAAATGAATAG
- a CDS encoding methyl-accepting chemotaxis protein encodes MSSFMHQLSLARKFLLLGVVALVMINLPTLLYLKQSSGEIATAQLEARGAAPVMALQQVIRMTQQHRGLSASMLAGNETLAAKRPQTAEALAKAYAQLEASLQTAGASSSLQTAAAERKRSFAGLEQAVAGRTLKPMESSVQHTQLIEQLMALGDGMLDEFALSLEAKPELYALVMASFVQAPGLTERLGLLRAQGSMYLTAGSVPPEGKLALHALQLRAQEYLNTQFIELGKATKGSPELKAALGSKAEALKAQVSKTLSLAKQEVIDAAELKLAAPEYFQNVTDTIDAVYAFNAQASDLLTQQLEQRASGLQRTRLLILLALSLLMAASVALSVAIVRSITLPIKEAVQVARAAAVGDLSVVVTVRGSNEIGQLMQALADMNAQLSHIVGKVRQSADSVATASHQIAQGNNDLSSRTEQEASALEQTAAAMEQLGATVKQNADNAKEANQLAHDASTVAVAGGSVVSQVVDTMRDINNSSKQIADIIGTIDSIAFQTNILALNAAVEAARAGEQGRGFAVVASEVRSLAQRSAQAAKEIKGLISASVERVEQGTVLVDQAGSTMTEVVASIKRVSEIVAAISTASAEQSTGVSQVGEAVSQMDRTTQQNAALVEESAAAAESLQAQAQELVGAAAVFKLTT; translated from the coding sequence ATGTCTTCGTTCATGCACCAGCTGAGCCTGGCTCGAAAATTCCTGCTGCTCGGCGTCGTCGCCCTGGTGATGATCAATCTGCCGACCCTGCTGTACCTGAAGCAGAGCTCGGGCGAGATTGCCACCGCCCAGCTGGAAGCCCGCGGGGCCGCGCCGGTGATGGCGCTGCAGCAGGTGATACGCATGACGCAGCAGCACCGCGGCCTCTCGGCCAGCATGCTGGCCGGCAACGAGACGCTGGCGGCCAAGCGGCCGCAGACCGCCGAAGCCCTGGCCAAGGCCTATGCGCAGCTGGAAGCCAGCCTGCAGACCGCCGGCGCCTCGAGCTCGCTGCAAACGGCCGCGGCCGAGCGCAAGCGCAGCTTCGCCGGACTGGAGCAGGCGGTGGCCGGGCGCACGCTCAAGCCGATGGAGAGCTCGGTCCAGCACACCCAGCTGATCGAACAGCTGATGGCGCTGGGCGACGGCATGCTGGATGAATTTGCGCTGAGCCTGGAGGCCAAGCCCGAGCTCTACGCGCTGGTGATGGCCAGCTTTGTGCAGGCGCCCGGCCTGACCGAGCGGCTGGGCCTGCTGCGCGCCCAGGGCAGCATGTACCTGACCGCCGGCAGCGTGCCGCCCGAGGGCAAGCTGGCCCTGCATGCGCTGCAGTTGCGCGCCCAGGAATACCTCAACACCCAGTTCATCGAGCTGGGCAAGGCCACCAAGGGCAGCCCCGAGCTGAAGGCCGCCCTTGGCAGCAAGGCCGAGGCCCTGAAGGCCCAGGTCAGCAAGACCCTGAGCCTGGCCAAGCAGGAGGTGATCGACGCCGCCGAGCTGAAGCTCGCCGCCCCCGAGTACTTCCAGAACGTCACCGACACCATCGACGCGGTCTACGCCTTCAATGCCCAGGCCTCCGACCTGCTCACCCAGCAGCTGGAGCAGCGCGCCAGCGGCCTGCAGCGTACCCGCCTGCTCATCCTGCTGGCGCTGAGCCTGCTGATGGCGGCCTCGGTGGCGCTGTCGGTGGCGATCGTGCGCAGCATCACCCTGCCGATCAAGGAGGCGGTGCAGGTGGCACGTGCCGCGGCGGTGGGCGACCTCAGCGTGGTGGTGACGGTGCGCGGCAGCAACGAGATCGGCCAGCTGATGCAGGCGCTGGCCGACATGAACGCGCAGCTGAGCCACATCGTCGGCAAGGTGCGCCAGAGCGCCGACAGCGTGGCCACGGCCTCGCACCAGATCGCCCAGGGCAACAACGACCTCTCCAGCCGCACCGAGCAGGAGGCCAGCGCGCTGGAGCAGACCGCCGCCGCGATGGAGCAGCTGGGCGCCACCGTCAAGCAGAACGCCGACAACGCCAAGGAGGCCAACCAACTGGCCCACGACGCCTCGACCGTGGCGGTAGCGGGCGGCAGCGTGGTGAGCCAGGTGGTGGACACCATGCGCGACATCAACAACAGCAGCAAGCAGATCGCCGACATCATCGGCACCATCGACAGCATCGCCTTCCAGACCAACATCCTCGCCCTGAATGCCGCGGTGGAAGCCGCGCGCGCCGGCGAGCAGGGGCGCGGCTTCGCGGTGGTGGCCAGCGAGGTGCGCAGCCTGGCGCAGCGCAGCGCGCAGGCGGCCAAGGAGATCAAGGGCCTGATCTCGGCCAGCGTCGAGCGGGTGGAGCAAGGCACGGTGCTGGTGGACCAGGCCGGCAGCACCATGACCGAGGTGGTGGCCTCGATCAAGCGCGTCTCCGAGATCGTCGCGGCGATCAGCACCGCCAGCGCCGAGCAGAGCACCGGCGTCTCGCAGGTGGGCGAGGCGGTCAGCCAGATGGACCGGACCACGCAGCAGAATGCCGCCCTGGTGGAGGAAAGCGCGGCGGCGGCGGAGAGCCTGCAGGCTCAGGCCCAGGAGCTCGTCGGCGCGGCGGCCGTGTTCAAGCTGACCACCTAA
- a CDS encoding AraC family transcriptional regulator, translating into MSAHGLPSLEHARVAGAYAATALETARELGADMAALQACCDLPQAAQATLSVRQYLTLLDSAATQLGEPAFGLQVGARMRLATFAGYGLVLCTCADFRTAAAQTCRFEGLAHDLGRSEIVEQGPLASYRWHSPWLDLPGGRHLAESVLVGIRSFAVWLAGRDLPGVDIAFTHARPAALSQADYESLLSVPVRFQAEANELRFPAQLLDAQIPNADTSLFPALERLAHERLRSRTRDTQSPAIIGQVRERIQAQLMHERASVAEVAAALQLSTRSLQRKLAEAGSPPFSELVDQTRRELVQRYLREPGLSLTEVAFLLGFRQQSSFNHAFRAWFDCTPAQWRANSPPGAA; encoded by the coding sequence ATGTCTGCGCATGGCCTGCCCTCTCTTGAACACGCCCGCGTCGCCGGCGCCTATGCCGCCACGGCGCTGGAGACCGCGCGCGAACTCGGCGCCGACATGGCGGCCCTGCAGGCCTGTTGTGACCTGCCCCAGGCAGCACAGGCCACGCTCAGCGTCAGGCAATACCTGACCCTGCTGGACAGCGCCGCCACGCAACTGGGCGAGCCGGCCTTCGGCCTGCAGGTGGGCGCGCGCATGCGCCTGGCCACCTTTGCCGGCTATGGCCTGGTGCTGTGCACCTGCGCCGACTTCCGCACCGCGGCGGCGCAGACCTGCCGCTTCGAGGGCCTGGCGCACGACCTGGGTCGCTCGGAGATCGTGGAGCAAGGGCCGCTGGCCAGCTATCGCTGGCATTCGCCCTGGCTGGACCTGCCGGGCGGCCGCCACCTGGCGGAAAGCGTGCTGGTGGGCATACGCAGCTTTGCGGTCTGGCTGGCGGGCCGCGATCTGCCCGGGGTGGATATTGCATTCACCCACGCCCGGCCTGCCGCCCTGAGCCAGGCCGACTATGAATCACTGCTCAGCGTGCCGGTGCGCTTCCAGGCCGAGGCCAACGAGCTGCGTTTTCCGGCCCAGCTGCTGGACGCCCAGATCCCCAATGCCGATACCAGCCTGTTCCCGGCGCTGGAGCGGCTGGCGCACGAGCGCCTGCGCTCGCGCACACGCGACACGCAGAGCCCGGCCATCATCGGCCAGGTGCGCGAGCGCATCCAGGCCCAGCTGATGCATGAGCGCGCCTCGGTGGCCGAGGTGGCGGCGGCCCTGCAGCTCTCCACCCGCTCGCTGCAGCGCAAGCTGGCCGAGGCCGGCAGCCCGCCCTTCAGCGAGCTGGTGGACCAGACCCGGCGCGAGCTGGTGCAGCGCTATCTGCGCGAGCCCGGGCTCTCGCTCACCGAGGTGGCGTTTCTGCTGGGCTTTCGCCAGCAGAGCAGCTTCAACCATGCCTTTCGCGCCTGGTTCGACTGCACACCGGCGCAATGGCGCGCCAATAGCCCGCCGGGGGCGGCATAA
- a CDS encoding FGGY-family carbohydrate kinase: protein MSTTTEPLLLSLDLGTQSVRALLIDLRGNILGKAQHAFSDYISHHEGWHEHEAEGFWQASALVCRQLLAAHPEALPRLKGMAVTTQRGTLVPVDAGGVPLRPAITWLDQRRATRSRPINALWRSAFRLAGVSDTIDYFNHEAELNWMAEHEPELLARTHKVLLVSGWLNYKLTGRYADSIASQVGYLPFDFKGQRWAPDWDWKWQALAVRREQLPELLPVGETIAGLSRAAAEATGLPQGLPVLAGAADKACEIVGAGAITPDIAAISYGTTATVDITTPRYVEALPFIPPYPALLPGQYNCEVQIFRGFWLVRWFKEQFGHPELAQAEAAGVAVETLFDRLVAAVPPGSQGLMLQPYWTPGIRHPGPDARGAIIGFSDVHTRAHLYRAILEGLAYALREGKERIEKRSGVPITQLRVSGGGAQSDAAMQLTADIFGLPAARPHTFETSGLGAAIASAVGLGLHSDYASAVAAMTRIGRQFEPNPAHRRLYDELYRGTYLRMYKRLEPLYAQLQKVLRP, encoded by the coding sequence ATGAGCACAACCACCGAGCCCCTGCTGCTGTCCCTGGACCTGGGCACGCAAAGCGTGCGCGCCCTGCTGATCGATCTGCGCGGCAACATCCTGGGCAAGGCCCAGCATGCCTTCAGCGACTACATCAGCCATCACGAGGGCTGGCATGAGCATGAGGCCGAGGGCTTCTGGCAGGCCAGCGCCCTGGTCTGCAGGCAGCTGCTGGCCGCGCACCCCGAGGCCCTGCCCCGCCTCAAGGGCATGGCCGTCACCACCCAGCGCGGCACCCTGGTGCCGGTGGATGCGGGTGGCGTGCCGCTGCGCCCCGCCATCACCTGGCTGGACCAGCGCCGCGCCACGCGCAGCCGGCCGATCAATGCGCTGTGGCGCAGCGCCTTCCGCCTCGCCGGCGTGAGCGACACCATCGATTACTTCAACCACGAGGCCGAGCTCAACTGGATGGCCGAGCACGAGCCCGAGCTGCTGGCGCGCACCCACAAGGTGCTGCTGGTGTCGGGCTGGCTCAACTACAAGCTCACCGGCCGCTATGCCGACTCGATCGCCTCGCAGGTGGGCTATCTGCCCTTCGACTTCAAGGGCCAGCGCTGGGCGCCGGACTGGGACTGGAAATGGCAGGCCCTGGCGGTGCGGCGCGAGCAATTGCCCGAGCTGCTGCCGGTGGGCGAAACCATCGCCGGGCTGTCGCGCGCGGCCGCGGAGGCCACCGGTCTGCCGCAGGGCCTGCCGGTGCTGGCGGGCGCGGCCGACAAGGCCTGCGAGATCGTCGGCGCTGGCGCCATCACGCCCGACATCGCCGCCATCTCCTACGGCACCACCGCCACGGTGGACATCACCACGCCGCGTTATGTCGAGGCCCTGCCCTTCATCCCGCCCTACCCGGCACTGCTGCCGGGCCAGTACAACTGCGAGGTGCAGATCTTCCGCGGCTTCTGGCTGGTGCGCTGGTTCAAGGAGCAGTTCGGCCACCCCGAGCTGGCCCAGGCCGAGGCCGCCGGCGTGGCGGTGGAGACGCTGTTCGACCGGCTCGTGGCAGCGGTGCCGCCGGGCTCGCAGGGCCTGATGCTGCAGCCCTACTGGACCCCCGGCATCCGCCACCCCGGGCCGGACGCACGCGGCGCCATCATCGGCTTCTCCGACGTGCACACCCGCGCCCATCTCTACCGCGCCATCCTTGAGGGCCTGGCCTATGCGCTGCGCGAGGGCAAGGAGCGTATCGAGAAGCGCAGCGGCGTGCCCATCACCCAGCTGCGTGTCTCGGGCGGCGGCGCGCAGTCGGACGCCGCGATGCAGCTCACCGCCGACATCTTCGGCCTGCCAGCGGCGCGCCCGCACACCTTCGAGACCTCGGGCCTGGGCGCCGCCATCGCCAGCGCCGTGGGCCTGGGCCTGCACAGCGACTACGCCAGCGCGGTGGCGGCGATGACGCGCATCGGCCGCCAGTTCGAGCCCAACCCGGCGCATCGCCGGCTCTACGACGAGCTCTACCGCGGCACCTATCTGCGCATGTACAAGCGGCTGGAGCCGCTCTATGCGCAGCTGCAGAAAGTGCTCAGACCCTGA
- a CDS encoding glycerol-3-phosphate dehydrogenase/oxidase: MKRAQDLTLLGGGAPLDLLVVGGGIAGAGIALEAARAGVRVALVEARDFASGTSSRSSKLVHGGLRYLAQGRIGLTREALHERQALLRDAPGLVTPLRFVLPVRRGDANGRRKLGLGLALYDRLAGQRSRQWHEPQALLAAAPGLQGAGLLGGWSYLDAQVDDARLVMRVLAEAEAHGALLLNHLAVESLQRKGAKVCGASLVDALDGNRFTVEAGCVINATGAWADDLRGSLGAKPVLRPLRGSHLLIPDWRLPVAQAITFYHPEDGRPVYALPWEGATLVGTTDVDHREDLAQEPGITQPEFDYLLGAMQLAFPALALKPADVCATWAGVRPVVASGKKVAPSKEPREHLIVDEQGLITVTGGKLTTFRSTALLALRQAANHVPALQGLVTPAAIFDPTPPGAAQALQGLSPALRERWLARFGARAPAVLACAQAGELQTIAHTGIALAELRWACRAEGVAHLDDLLLRRTRLGLLLPQGGQALLPQWRALVQAELHWDDARWQEECARYQTLIQRCYSLPKT; the protein is encoded by the coding sequence ATGAAGCGCGCACAAGACCTGACCCTGCTGGGCGGCGGCGCGCCGTTGGACCTGCTGGTGGTGGGCGGCGGCATTGCCGGCGCCGGCATCGCGCTGGAGGCGGCGCGCGCCGGCGTGCGCGTGGCCCTGGTGGAGGCCCGAGACTTTGCCAGCGGCACCTCCTCGCGCTCCTCCAAGCTGGTGCACGGTGGCCTGCGCTACCTGGCCCAGGGCCGCATCGGCCTCACCCGCGAGGCCCTGCACGAGCGCCAGGCGCTGCTGCGCGACGCCCCCGGCCTGGTGACGCCGCTGCGCTTCGTGCTGCCGGTGCGGCGCGGCGATGCCAATGGCCGGCGCAAGCTGGGCCTGGGCCTGGCGCTTTACGACCGCCTGGCCGGCCAGCGCAGCCGGCAATGGCATGAGCCGCAAGCCCTGCTGGCGGCGGCGCCGGGCCTGCAGGGCGCCGGCCTGCTGGGCGGCTGGAGCTATCTGGACGCCCAGGTGGACGATGCCCGCCTGGTGATGCGGGTGCTGGCCGAGGCCGAGGCGCATGGCGCGCTGCTGCTCAACCATCTGGCCGTGGAGAGCCTGCAGCGCAAGGGCGCCAAGGTCTGCGGCGCCAGCCTGGTCGATGCACTGGACGGAAACCGCTTCACGGTCGAGGCCGGCTGCGTCATCAACGCCACCGGCGCATGGGCCGATGATTTGCGTGGCAGCCTCGGTGCCAAGCCGGTGCTGCGGCCCTTGCGCGGCAGCCACCTGCTGATCCCTGACTGGCGCCTGCCCGTCGCCCAGGCCATCACCTTCTACCACCCCGAGGATGGCCGGCCCGTCTATGCCCTGCCCTGGGAGGGCGCCACCCTGGTGGGCACCACCGATGTGGATCACCGCGAGGACCTGGCCCAGGAGCCCGGCATCACGCAGCCCGAGTTCGACTACCTGCTGGGCGCCATGCAGCTGGCCTTCCCGGCGCTGGCGCTCAAGCCCGCCGATGTGTGCGCCACCTGGGCCGGCGTGCGGCCGGTGGTGGCCTCGGGCAAGAAGGTGGCGCCGTCCAAGGAGCCGCGCGAACACCTGATCGTCGACGAGCAGGGGCTGATCACCGTCACCGGCGGCAAGCTCACCACGTTTCGCTCCACCGCCCTGCTGGCCTTGCGCCAGGCCGCGAACCATGTGCCGGCACTGCAAGGGCTGGTCACACCCGCCGCCATCTTCGACCCCACGCCGCCCGGCGCGGCCCAGGCCCTGCAGGGCCTGAGCCCGGCGCTGCGCGAGCGCTGGCTGGCGCGCTTTGGTGCGCGCGCGCCCGCGGTGCTGGCCTGCGCGCAGGCCGGCGAGCTGCAGACCATCGCCCACACCGGCATCGCCCTGGCCGAGCTGCGCTGGGCCTGCCGCGCCGAGGGCGTGGCGCATCTGGACGATCTGCTGCTGCGCCGCACCCGCCTGGGCCTGCTGCTGCCGCAGGGCGGCCAGGCGCTGCTGCCGCAATGGCGCGCCCTGGTGCAGGCGGAGCTGCACTGGGATGATGCGCGCTGGCAGGAGGAATGCGCCCGCTACCAGACCCTGATCCAACGCTGCTACAGCCTGCCCAAGACATAA
- a CDS encoding FAD-binding oxidoreductase, giving the protein MRRWNGWGDDTINAELNSDALAFLRQQIGATEAPQDASLEAALAQVAQQPSRLPPHPLVSSAPEHRLQASFGQSMGDWLRLRFGRIGRVSDGVAWPESSAQVRELLDWAAAVGAIVIPCGGATSVVGHLSPPEDGGRPVLTLMLSHLRKLLQLDTVSQLATFQAGVAGPDLEAQLRAQGWMLGHYPQSFEYATLGGWIVTRSSGQQSARYGRIEAMFAGGRLETPTGTLEIPTFPASAAGPDLREWVLGSEGRLGVLTEASVRVQRLPACERFVGVFLPGWAEGEAAARELAQARLGLSMLRLSNPIETLTTLRLAGHAKAIAWLERYLALRGCAAGDKVLLMMGLTGSKAQVAAMQAQARAILKRHGGISTGTLLGAKWQANRFRGVYLRNALWAQGYAVDTMETAVDWPRVPATMAAIEAAGREALAALGERCHAYTHLSHVYAQGSSVYSTFVFRIGPDFERAWARWQALKGAVSQAIVASGGTISHQHGVGKDHAPYLAHEKGARGMQGLQALVAHFDPQGVMASGNLLPPQPR; this is encoded by the coding sequence ATGCGACGCTGGAATGGCTGGGGCGATGACACCATCAACGCCGAACTGAACTCCGATGCCCTGGCCTTTTTGCGCCAGCAGATCGGCGCCACCGAGGCGCCGCAGGACGCCTCACTGGAAGCCGCGCTGGCCCAGGTGGCACAGCAGCCTTCGCGCCTGCCGCCGCACCCGCTGGTGAGCAGCGCGCCCGAGCACCGCCTGCAGGCCAGCTTCGGCCAGAGCATGGGCGATTGGCTGCGCCTGCGCTTCGGCCGCATCGGCCGCGTCAGCGACGGCGTGGCCTGGCCCGAGAGCTCGGCCCAGGTACGCGAGCTGCTGGACTGGGCCGCCGCGGTGGGCGCCATCGTGATTCCCTGCGGCGGCGCCACCAGCGTGGTGGGCCATCTGAGCCCACCCGAGGATGGTGGCAGGCCGGTGCTCACCCTGATGCTGTCGCACCTGCGCAAGCTGCTGCAGCTGGACACCGTCTCGCAGCTGGCCACTTTTCAGGCCGGCGTGGCCGGGCCGGACCTGGAGGCGCAATTGCGCGCCCAGGGCTGGATGCTGGGTCATTACCCGCAGAGCTTTGAATACGCCACCCTGGGCGGCTGGATCGTCACGCGCAGCTCGGGCCAGCAATCGGCGCGTTATGGTCGCATCGAGGCCATGTTTGCCGGCGGCCGGCTCGAGACGCCCACCGGCACGCTGGAAATCCCCACCTTCCCGGCCAGCGCCGCCGGCCCCGACCTGCGCGAGTGGGTGCTGGGCTCAGAGGGGCGGCTGGGCGTGCTGACCGAGGCCAGCGTGCGCGTGCAGCGCCTGCCCGCCTGCGAGCGCTTCGTCGGCGTGTTCCTGCCCGGTTGGGCCGAGGGCGAGGCGGCGGCGCGCGAGCTGGCGCAGGCACGCCTGGGGCTGTCGATGCTGCGCCTCTCGAACCCGATCGAAACCCTCACCACCCTGCGCCTGGCCGGCCACGCCAAGGCCATTGCCTGGCTGGAGCGCTACCTGGCGCTGCGCGGCTGCGCGGCCGGCGACAAGGTGCTGCTGATGATGGGCCTCACCGGCAGCAAGGCCCAGGTGGCGGCGATGCAGGCCCAGGCCCGCGCCATCCTCAAGCGCCATGGCGGCATTTCCACCGGCACGCTGCTGGGTGCCAAATGGCAGGCGAACCGCTTCCGCGGCGTCTATCTGCGCAATGCGCTGTGGGCCCAGGGCTATGCGGTGGACACCATGGAAACCGCGGTGGACTGGCCGCGCGTGCCGGCCACCATGGCGGCCATCGAGGCGGCCGGGCGCGAAGCCCTGGCGGCCCTGGGCGAGCGTTGCCATGCCTACACCCATCTCTCGCATGTCTATGCCCAGGGTTCCAGCGTCTACTCGACCTTTGTGTTCCGCATCGGCCCCGATTTCGAGCGCGCCTGGGCGCGCTGGCAGGCGCTCAAGGGCGCGGTCAGCCAGGCCATCGTCGCCAGCGGCGGCACCATCAGCCACCAGCATGGCGTGGGCAAGGACCACGCGCCCTACCTGGCCCATGAGAAGGGCGCGCGCGGCATGCAGGGCCTGCAGGCGCTGGTGGCGCATTTCGACCCGCAGGGCGTGATGGCCAGCGGCAACCTGCTGCCGCCTCAGCCCCGATGA
- a CDS encoding GFA family protein, whose translation MPQEALSTPPRPSDFPAEGGCDCRAVRYRLTSAPMFVHCCHCRWCQRETGSAFALNAIIEADRVQTLGLDPELVNTPSASGAGQLIARCPHCRIALWSNYGGAGPALRFVRVGTLDQPDLLAPDVHIFTASKQPWVQLSGAVPACEEYYERERLWPAASLARRAALQPLIEAYQAALRRGR comes from the coding sequence ATGCCACAGGAAGCCCTTTCGACGCCGCCCAGGCCCAGCGATTTCCCCGCCGAGGGCGGCTGCGATTGCCGCGCCGTGCGCTACCGGCTCACGAGCGCGCCGATGTTCGTGCATTGCTGTCATTGCCGCTGGTGCCAGCGCGAGACCGGCTCGGCCTTTGCGCTCAACGCCATCATCGAGGCCGACCGGGTGCAGACCCTGGGCCTGGACCCCGAGCTGGTGAACACGCCCTCGGCCAGCGGCGCGGGCCAGCTGATCGCGCGCTGCCCGCATTGCAGGATCGCGCTGTGGAGCAATTACGGCGGCGCCGGGCCAGCGCTGCGCTTCGTGCGCGTGGGCACGCTCGACCAGCCCGATCTGCTGGCCCCCGATGTGCACATCTTCACCGCCAGCAAGCAGCCCTGGGTGCAGCTTTCGGGCGCGGTGCCGGCCTGCGAGGAATACTACGAGCGCGAGCGGCTGTGGCCGGCCGCGAGCCTGGCCAGGCGTGCCGCCCTGCAGCCGCTGATCGAGGCCTACCAGGCGGCGCTGCGCCGCGGCCGCTAG